The Microvirga thermotolerans sequence TTCCTTGGTCCAACTGACGCTGCATTCGCGGCTCGAATAATCCGTGAGCGCGTCGAGCGCTTCCTTGCCGAGGCAGCGGACACGCCTGAGGCGGCATAACCCCTTTTCGGGCGATCAAAACAGGCTGGTTAGGGCATAGCAGGGCGGGCACGGTCACATCTGGTCACAAGTGGGCATTTGCCAACCCATTTCTAAGCGAGGTCAACGATGCAGATCGAAATGAAGCCGGATCAATTGTGGTCTGAGGAAGCAGTCGCGCACTTCCTTGGGAAGTCTACCGACACGCTGAAGCGCTGGCGGCGAGAAGGAGGCGGCCCCGCCTTCGTTCGGATTGGCCGCACGCCTCAATATAGGGTCCAAGACATGATGGTTTGGATGCTCCGAAATCGGATCGAGCATCACGATCTGAGCGCGCCCATCATCGATTGAAAAGAGAAGCACCCGGTCTTTTTGAAAGGGTGACCGGGCGCTTCATCGACACTCAGGATCTTGGAAACACATCATGGATACCCCTTTCGACCTGCATACACGAGGCAAATTCGATCGCCTGCTCGCACCCGATGACGCCGAATGGCTCGCCGCCCATCCTGAAACCCCTTGTCGCGTTAGGCCCTACCGCGCCGAAGACGCAAAGCGCATCAAGACCGGCTCGGTCGGAAGCGCGATCGAAGAGGCTTGGGTTACGATGATCTTTCGGAATGGAACCTACGTCGCCGACTATTTCGCGACTCCTTCCTCGCGCCTTCGCGGGGCGCTGATC is a genomic window containing:
- a CDS encoding helix-turn-helix transcriptional regulator, with protein sequence MQIEMKPDQLWSEEAVAHFLGKSTDTLKRWRREGGGPAFVRIGRTPQYRVQDMMVWMLRNRIEHHDLSAPIID